The following are encoded together in the Echinicola jeungdonensis genome:
- a CDS encoding LTA synthase family protein produces the protein MMLTLGLFEVFWVSEIHDINIEDQEVIWFNVFETFQWGIYVIGFFLIVQFFMGLVLPKLSYFLLKLILSLLVIFELGLIFYFSKTLVPLGSDLFAYSVKDLYDTVAASGALNYFMLIGLAGLILVIYLLLEAGKIIPYKNSFVIIFSGLTYFLLLFFYLLPELKAKDLSEIENNLSQNKSLYFYEATYNYFSTSSHIYFDFYLSNEGNKNQLVEKEFTNSTYPFLHKNKYPDVLGPFFHEFDTLPDIVFVLVEGLGKAYSGKNAYLGSFTPFLDSLAEKSLNWENNLSTTGRTFGVLPGIFGSLPFGKHGFQEAMPFPDHYTLLSLLKANGYQVNYFIGADKNFDNVGPFLNYQNVDQLIDMGGFDPDFSQTPSSSGFSWGYPDKALFQNGLRHLPETEMPQLNIFQTQSSHDPFVLPNQGHYNQKFNDFLRKQGYTHSSINHQNYQKELASILYVDEAIKAFFEEYMKRPGAENSVFIITGDHRLPEIPISTKIDRFHVPLIIYSPKLKQGRTMNAVNTHFEITPTLLSFLENQYPLELPENVAWRGYVLDTAVGFQSRMDHALMRNKNQLMEYIDGEYFLSNQELYKIQDQMGLTPLENERKFDQLQIKFNDFKSKNNYAMSNNRIIPPEESELTNRLFP, from the coding sequence ATGATGCTGACACTTGGTCTTTTTGAAGTGTTTTGGGTCAGTGAAATCCATGACATTAATATTGAGGATCAGGAGGTTATTTGGTTCAATGTTTTTGAAACATTCCAATGGGGAATTTATGTAATTGGTTTCTTTTTAATAGTCCAGTTCTTTATGGGCTTGGTACTTCCTAAGCTTTCCTATTTCTTATTGAAATTGATATTAAGCCTGTTGGTGATTTTCGAATTGGGGCTTATTTTTTATTTTTCCAAAACTCTCGTTCCTTTGGGGTCTGATTTATTTGCCTATTCAGTAAAAGATTTATATGATACAGTGGCTGCATCAGGTGCGCTCAATTACTTTATGTTAATAGGATTGGCGGGGTTGATTTTAGTAATTTACCTTTTGTTGGAAGCTGGGAAAATAATCCCATACAAAAACTCTTTTGTAATTATTTTTTCGGGACTGACTTATTTTTTATTGTTGTTTTTTTACCTGCTTCCGGAATTAAAAGCAAAGGATCTTTCAGAAATAGAAAATAACCTAAGCCAAAATAAATCCCTGTACTTTTATGAGGCTACATATAATTACTTCTCAACTTCCTCCCATATTTATTTCGACTTTTACCTCTCCAATGAGGGTAATAAAAATCAATTAGTGGAAAAAGAATTTACCAATTCCACCTACCCTTTCTTACATAAAAATAAATACCCTGATGTGTTGGGACCCTTTTTTCATGAATTTGACACCTTGCCCGATATTGTTTTTGTATTGGTAGAGGGGTTGGGGAAGGCATATTCTGGTAAAAATGCTTATTTGGGTAGTTTTACTCCTTTCCTGGATTCACTGGCTGAAAAGAGCTTAAATTGGGAAAATAACCTCTCCACCACTGGAAGAACTTTTGGTGTTTTGCCTGGGATTTTTGGTTCCCTGCCATTTGGAAAACATGGATTTCAGGAAGCAATGCCTTTCCCAGACCATTATACGTTATTGTCTTTGCTAAAAGCCAATGGCTACCAGGTGAACTATTTTATTGGTGCAGATAAAAATTTTGATAATGTAGGCCCATTTTTAAATTACCAGAATGTGGACCAACTTATAGATATGGGAGGTTTTGATCCTGATTTTTCCCAGACTCCTTCCTCCTCTGGTTTTTCATGGGGGTATCCTGACAAAGCTTTATTCCAAAATGGACTCCGGCATCTCCCTGAAACTGAAATGCCCCAATTGAATATTTTCCAAACCCAATCTTCCCATGACCCCTTTGTACTTCCAAATCAAGGTCATTATAATCAAAAATTTAATGATTTTTTAAGGAAACAGGGCTACACGCACTCCTCTATTAATCATCAAAATTATCAGAAAGAACTTGCAAGTATCCTTTATGTTGATGAGGCCATAAAAGCGTTTTTTGAGGAATACATGAAAAGGCCTGGAGCAGAAAATTCAGTGTTTATCATAACCGGGGATCACCGTTTGCCTGAAATCCCCATTTCTACGAAAATAGACCGGTTTCATGTTCCATTAATCATTTATTCTCCAAAACTTAAGCAAGGGAGAACAATGAATGCCGTTAATACGCATTTTGAAATCACTCCAACCCTATTGAGTTTTCTTGAAAATCAATACCCATTGGAATTGCCAGAAAATGTAGCCTGGAGAGGGTATGTTTTGGATACTGCCGTAGGTTTCCAATCCAGAATGGATCATGCCCTTATGAGGAATAAAAACCAATTGATGGAATACATTGATGGTGAGTATTTTTTATCCAACCAAGAGCTTTATAAAATTCAGGATCAAATGGGCTTGACACCCCTGGAAAATGAAAGGAAATTTGACCAACTCCAGATCAAGTTTAATGATTTCAAAAGTAAGAATAACTATGCTATGAGTAATAACCGGATCATTCCCCCTGAGGAATCAGAATTAACCAATAGGCTATTTCCTTAA
- a CDS encoding HEAT repeat domain-containing protein, producing the protein MIRFNAFIIITVFLVFAGMKHNNAAQALQDSVQTLDYLRAYSPLQGLRFQVVKPESEGKGQPVIKATKNYREAIRVLDSLNDFSQKKGSIQFYIFNQISSFPEVQEYVNLLRKNELVTEKADQNFDNSLILEANRIPFQPFYKLKSKIFNDIKFVFLIGIMALFFVTFIVLLFFLVVVRAKNVRKNTQTKKFQRMCQSPLSFLLMESSMEEMEEMDFLNMSKLFPAQHFPKKLFKETLLKEIISLNKNLKGEFKDRLKLIYNCLNLNHLTINKLKSRKWDTLSSGIVESNEMDVIAAIPYIEPLASNKNHIVRTNAVIALLNLSPNKDLQFLAKQKYPLSKWQQMSIYRVIKYIATEEKIDLIPLLESKNNTVRVFGIRLVRYLGKFEIIPHLSRMFFQSTEEEKQEILSTIKSLSAFTEVELVNEAFLTQSKEIAIIAADVLKDIGNEDSVQLMVNRLKEGNLGFELTKTILTGLLALAPDKFEEFTENMPFKEVIAIRDHLKDPMFDYV; encoded by the coding sequence ATGATTAGATTTAATGCATTTATTATTATAACAGTTTTCCTTGTTTTCGCCGGGATGAAACATAACAATGCTGCCCAGGCATTGCAGGATTCTGTTCAGACCTTGGATTATTTAAGGGCATACAGTCCCTTACAGGGATTAAGGTTTCAAGTAGTAAAGCCTGAATCTGAGGGGAAGGGTCAACCAGTAATAAAAGCAACCAAAAATTATAGGGAGGCAATTCGAGTTTTAGATTCCTTAAATGATTTTTCACAAAAGAAAGGCTCCATACAATTTTACATTTTTAACCAAATATCAAGTTTTCCAGAAGTTCAGGAATATGTGAATTTGCTGAGGAAAAATGAATTGGTTACGGAGAAGGCGGATCAAAATTTTGACAATTCACTTATTTTAGAAGCCAATAGGATTCCTTTTCAGCCTTTTTATAAATTAAAGTCCAAGATTTTTAATGATATCAAATTTGTGTTTTTAATAGGGATAATGGCCCTGTTTTTTGTAACATTTATTGTGCTATTATTTTTCCTGGTGGTGGTCAGGGCAAAAAATGTCCGGAAAAATACCCAGACCAAAAAATTCCAAAGAATGTGCCAGTCCCCATTGTCCTTTTTATTGATGGAAAGCAGCATGGAAGAAATGGAAGAAATGGATTTTTTGAACATGAGTAAATTATTTCCTGCTCAACATTTCCCAAAAAAATTATTCAAGGAAACATTACTTAAGGAAATCATCAGCTTAAACAAGAACTTGAAGGGAGAGTTCAAGGACCGGTTAAAGTTAATTTATAACTGTTTAAACCTTAATCATTTAACCATAAATAAGTTAAAAAGCAGGAAATGGGATACCCTAAGTTCCGGAATTGTGGAATCTAATGAAATGGATGTTATAGCTGCAATTCCTTATATAGAACCCTTGGCATCAAACAAAAACCATATCGTAAGGACCAATGCTGTTATTGCATTACTTAATCTTTCCCCGAATAAGGATTTACAATTTTTAGCTAAACAAAAATACCCTCTTTCCAAATGGCAGCAAATGTCCATTTATCGGGTGATTAAATATATTGCCACTGAGGAAAAAATTGACCTGATCCCCTTATTGGAATCCAAAAACAACACTGTTAGGGTTTTTGGGATTAGGTTGGTCAGGTATTTGGGGAAATTTGAAATTATTCCCCACTTATCCAGAATGTTTTTCCAATCCACTGAAGAGGAAAAGCAGGAGATACTTTCAACCATTAAATCTTTGTCTGCCTTCACCGAGGTGGAATTGGTCAATGAGGCTTTTTTAACCCAATCCAAAGAAATTGCCATTATTGCTGCAGATGTATTAAAAGATATTGGAAATGAGGATTCAGTACAATTAATGGTAAATCGACTAAAAGAAGGAAACCTAGGTTTTGAACTGACAAAAACCATTTTAACCGGCTTATTGGCCTTGGCCCCGGATAAATTTGAAGAATTTACGGAAAATATGCCTTTCAAAGAGGTTATTGCCATCAGAGACCACCTGAAAGACCCCATGTTTGATTATGTATAA
- a CDS encoding YaiO family outer membrane beta-barrel protein, translating to MRIIFIFISTAILWIPLSISTYGQEINNPDKKFGEARELAFDGKRKEAIQLSKRIVEKYPGYSDVWILIGRIYSWEGKNDSASVYFEEALEKSPSYEDAYVGYLDNLFWAGQYDKAEIVLDRAFENLKPPSSKIEYRKAKLAYYRESYGKALRLTEKLYEKNPKMEGLLSFIQKLKRLSISNAVGLLFDHDSYDGQIAPWQTYRFYGRKTIKSFGSVIGRVTHSNRFGTNGNQFELDAYPSLGENSYAYLNVGFSKASFFPDFRFGGSIYWNLPKALELDIGYRNLKFTSSTHIFTASLGKYTGNWWLNLRGNHVPSQEGGAFSGNFQARYYFKGAEDFFSFRISSGISADEEEGYLQRELLGSYGARVGYQQLWSSHWMGFANIRYSQDEISSGNFRPNFNISVGSEFRF from the coding sequence ATGAGGATAATATTTATTTTTATTTCCACTGCTATATTATGGATTCCCCTTTCTATAAGTACCTATGGCCAGGAGATTAATAATCCGGATAAAAAATTTGGGGAAGCAAGGGAATTGGCTTTTGATGGAAAAAGGAAGGAAGCTATCCAGCTGTCCAAGAGGATAGTCGAAAAATATCCAGGTTACAGTGATGTTTGGATCCTAATAGGAAGGATATACAGTTGGGAGGGGAAAAATGATTCTGCCTCTGTATATTTTGAAGAAGCATTGGAAAAAAGTCCAAGCTATGAGGATGCCTATGTTGGATATTTGGATAATTTATTTTGGGCTGGACAATATGATAAAGCTGAAATTGTGCTTGATAGAGCTTTTGAAAATTTAAAACCACCTTCATCCAAAATTGAATACAGAAAAGCCAAGTTGGCGTATTATAGGGAATCATATGGAAAAGCCCTTAGGTTAACGGAGAAGCTTTATGAAAAAAATCCAAAAATGGAAGGGTTACTTTCCTTTATCCAAAAACTAAAGCGATTGTCCATTTCCAATGCAGTTGGGCTTCTATTTGACCATGATAGTTATGATGGTCAAATTGCTCCCTGGCAGACTTATAGATTTTATGGAAGAAAGACCATCAAAAGCTTTGGAAGTGTAATTGGCCGGGTCACTCATTCCAACCGGTTTGGAACCAATGGAAATCAATTTGAGCTTGATGCTTATCCTAGTTTGGGTGAGAATAGTTATGCCTATTTAAATGTTGGCTTTTCCAAAGCATCTTTTTTTCCTGATTTCCGATTTGGAGGGTCAATTTATTGGAATTTACCCAAAGCTTTGGAGTTGGATATTGGGTACAGAAACCTAAAATTCACCTCCAGTACCCATATTTTTACAGCCTCTTTGGGTAAATATACTGGCAATTGGTGGCTCAACCTGCGTGGAAATCATGTCCCTTCACAGGAAGGAGGGGCATTCAGCGGGAATTTCCAAGCCAGGTATTATTTCAAAGGGGCAGAGGATTTTTTCAGCTTCCGGATAAGTTCAGGGATTTCAGCTGATGAGGAGGAAGGATATCTTCAAAGGGAATTATTGGGCTCATATGGTGCTAGAGTTGGCTATCAGCAACTTTGGTCAAGTCATTGGATGGGATTTGCTAATATAAGATATTCCCAGGATGAAATCAGCTCAGGCAATTTTCGACCCAATTTTAATATTTCTGTAGGATCTGAATTTCGATTTTAA
- a CDS encoding glycosyltransferase gives MELVVRMRRYMEEQKLPYKVGFVSDPLCWTEVPESGEILKRQRNRWMRGTIETLQLHKTMNFNPKYGFLGMVSFPFWSIFEKNAPLIELIGVLYTFVLILKGDFSALYFIGLFTLIYVFSVMLSSLSIFFEELAFNRYKHKGGLRKLIITILKEPLLIHPRLMWWCIQGHWNFIKGKGGWGEMVRTGFARSTNRRVKP, from the coding sequence ATGGAATTGGTCGTGAGAATGAGAAGATATATGGAAGAACAGAAACTTCCCTACAAGGTTGGTTTTGTTTCAGATCCACTATGCTGGACAGAAGTGCCGGAATCTGGAGAAATTTTAAAAAGGCAAAGGAATCGCTGGATGCGTGGTACCATTGAAACCCTTCAGCTCCACAAAACCATGAACTTTAATCCAAAGTATGGGTTTTTAGGAATGGTTTCTTTCCCTTTTTGGAGTATATTCGAAAAAAATGCGCCATTAATTGAATTAATAGGGGTACTTTATACATTTGTCCTAATTTTGAAGGGAGATTTTAGTGCCCTTTATTTCATTGGGCTTTTCACCTTAATTTATGTTTTCTCAGTGATGCTTTCCTCTTTGAGTATATTTTTCGAAGAGTTAGCCTTTAACCGATACAAACATAAGGGAGGTTTGAGAAAACTGATCATTACCATTTTGAAAGAGCCCTTGCTGATTCATCCCAGGTTAATGTGGTGGTGCATACAGGGGCATTGGAATTTTATTAAAGGAAAAGGCGGATGGGGAGAAATGGTCAGGACCGGCTTTGCAAGGAGTACCAATAGAAGAGTAAAACCATGA
- a CDS encoding class I SAM-dependent methyltransferase: MNKGSLIKELFSNIKTTGAVTFSSKSLVNKMLSFANFKGAKTIIELGGGDGSITRGIIERMEDDAQLLVFEISKAFCDNLRKEFKHKNIQIICDSAENMDRYLNGKSADLIFSSLPFSLIPKESRIEIYKKSRTHLDSQGYFIQICYSYLLKFQFANYFKSIKTAFTLKNFPPAFIMICN; the protein is encoded by the coding sequence ATGAATAAAGGTTCCCTAATTAAAGAACTGTTTTCAAACATCAAAACAACTGGGGCAGTTACATTTAGTTCTAAGTCATTGGTGAACAAAATGCTGTCCTTTGCCAACTTTAAGGGGGCAAAAACAATAATAGAACTTGGAGGTGGAGATGGTAGTATTACCCGTGGGATTATTGAAAGAATGGAAGATGATGCTCAGTTGTTGGTATTTGAAATTAGCAAGGCTTTCTGTGACAATTTAAGGAAAGAATTTAAGCATAAAAATATTCAAATTATATGTGATTCGGCAGAAAATATGGATCGATACCTTAATGGTAAATCTGCCGATTTGATCTTTTCCTCTTTGCCTTTTAGCTTAATCCCCAAGGAATCCAGGATTGAAATCTATAAAAAATCAAGAACTCATCTTGATTCACAAGGTTACTTTATACAGATTTGCTACTCTTACCTATTAAAATTCCAATTTGCCAATTACTTTAAAAGCATCAAAACTGCTTTTACCCTAAAAAATTTCCCCCCAGCATTTATTATGATTTGCAATTAA
- a CDS encoding PA0069 family radical SAM protein → MKEDKYKGRGAHSHPHNPYIKRKIVVEHDEGVDEEKYLDRPVTKYFSEMAKQGISKNNSPDLPLDYSVNPYQGCEHGCVYCYARNSHQYWGFDAGLGFETNIMVKYNIVEALEKQFSQKNYQPKPIMLSGNTDCYQPAEKKYQLTRKILELCLKVKHPVSIITKNTLIARDSGIIEELARNNLVHVYMSINHLDQKLKLKLEPRTALPQKKIDLIGEFTQKGIPCGVMVAPIIPSLNSEDIPKIIEKTANAGALKAGYTIVRLNGTVKEVFSQWIWENFPDRAQKVLHQIEEVHGGQLNDTDWGRRIKGEGPIAQMINRVFQLSVKKFMNGRKMPPFNLQAFCPDGQTRLF, encoded by the coding sequence ATGAAAGAGGATAAATACAAAGGAAGAGGTGCCCACTCTCACCCCCACAATCCCTATATAAAGAGGAAAATAGTTGTTGAACATGATGAGGGGGTTGATGAGGAAAAATATTTGGACAGGCCAGTTACCAAATATTTTTCTGAAATGGCCAAGCAGGGGATCAGCAAAAACAATAGCCCGGATCTTCCATTGGATTATTCTGTTAACCCCTATCAAGGTTGTGAGCATGGTTGTGTTTATTGTTACGCCAGAAATTCCCACCAATACTGGGGCTTTGATGCTGGTTTAGGGTTTGAGACCAATATCATGGTCAAATACAATATTGTGGAAGCTTTGGAAAAGCAATTTTCCCAGAAGAATTACCAACCCAAGCCTATAATGCTTTCCGGAAATACAGACTGTTACCAACCGGCAGAAAAAAAGTATCAACTTACCCGAAAAATCCTTGAACTTTGTCTTAAAGTCAAACATCCCGTAAGCATTATTACCAAAAACACCCTAATTGCCAGGGATTCAGGTATCATAGAAGAATTGGCCAGGAATAATTTGGTACATGTTTATATGTCCATTAATCATTTGGATCAAAAGCTTAAGTTAAAACTGGAGCCCCGAACAGCACTACCCCAGAAAAAAATAGATTTGATAGGAGAATTTACACAAAAGGGGATCCCATGTGGAGTAATGGTGGCACCGATCATTCCTTCCCTCAATTCTGAAGATATCCCAAAAATCATTGAGAAAACGGCAAATGCAGGAGCTTTAAAAGCTGGGTACACCATTGTGAGACTCAATGGAACGGTAAAGGAAGTCTTTTCCCAATGGATTTGGGAAAATTTTCCTGATAGGGCCCAAAAAGTTCTTCATCAAATTGAAGAAGTACACGGTGGCCAATTAAACGATACCGATTGGGGAAGAAGAATAAAAGGAGAGGGGCCCATAGCACAAATGATCAACCGTGTATTCCAACTTTCCGTAAAGAAATTTATGAATGGCCGTAAAATGCCTCCATTTAATCTACAAGCATTTTGTCCTGACGGCCAAACTCGTTTATTTTAA
- a CDS encoding response regulator transcription factor, producing the protein MKNILVIEDDQLILKMVEFRLKKDGHNIKLADNGNAGIEAIDDINPDLIITDIMVPFKSGIEIIEYARNKRPDTPIIVLSSLGEEEGTVMEAFNLGVSDFVPKPFNPNELAIRVKRLFKN; encoded by the coding sequence ATGAAAAATATTTTAGTAATTGAGGATGATCAGTTGATCTTAAAAATGGTGGAATTTCGCCTTAAAAAAGATGGGCATAATATCAAATTGGCTGATAATGGGAATGCAGGAATAGAGGCTATTGATGATATTAATCCCGATCTGATCATCACTGATATTATGGTTCCTTTTAAAAGCGGAATTGAAATCATTGAATATGCCAGAAACAAAAGACCAGACACCCCAATTATTGTTTTAAGTTCATTGGGTGAGGAGGAAGGCACTGTCATGGAAGCTTTTAACCTGGGGGTATCCGATTTTGTTCCTAAACCCTTTAACCCCAATGAATTAGCTATTAGGGTAAAAAGGCTTTTTAAGAATTAA
- a CDS encoding glycosyltransferase family 2 protein translates to MYNLLFDWILHFMGIFFLLYSFAVILIYMVITGLSGWELMEQIKKNKFVDYKDVITTPVGPGVSIIAPAYNEGKTIVQNVRSLLSLHYSKFEVIVVNDGSKDNSMDILIEHFDLKKTAYAFEKVISTKPIKAIYRSSNPSFSKLTIVDKENGGKADALNAGINISSKELIASIDVDCILANDSIARMIRPFLEETRKKVIAVGGGIGIANNCDIKDGTVVRYRVPETTLGRFQVVEYFRSFLLGRMAWSRVNGLLLISGAFGFFDKETVIKVGGYFPKRLEKTWNWS, encoded by the coding sequence ATGTATAATTTATTATTTGATTGGATCCTCCATTTTATGGGGATATTTTTCTTGCTGTACAGTTTTGCGGTCATCTTGATTTATATGGTGATTACAGGACTATCAGGCTGGGAATTAATGGAACAAATCAAGAAAAATAAATTTGTCGATTATAAAGATGTCATCACAACCCCGGTTGGCCCTGGGGTAAGTATCATCGCTCCTGCCTATAACGAGGGTAAAACAATAGTACAAAATGTAAGAAGTCTTTTATCCCTTCACTATAGCAAATTTGAAGTGATTGTTGTAAATGATGGGAGTAAGGATAATTCCATGGACATTTTGATCGAGCATTTTGACCTTAAGAAAACAGCTTATGCTTTTGAAAAGGTTATTTCCACCAAACCCATTAAAGCCATTTACAGATCCTCCAACCCTTCTTTTAGTAAGCTAACCATAGTTGATAAAGAAAATGGAGGGAAAGCGGATGCCTTAAATGCAGGTATCAATATATCTTCCAAAGAGTTAATTGCCAGTATAGATGTGGATTGTATTCTAGCCAATGATTCCATTGCCAGGATGATCCGGCCTTTTTTGGAGGAAACCAGAAAAAAGGTAATAGCCGTGGGAGGAGGAATTGGCATTGCTAATAATTGCGATATTAAGGATGGAACCGTGGTTCGGTACAGGGTTCCGGAAACTACCTTGGGAAGGTTTCAGGTAGTGGAATATTTCAGGTCATTTTTATTAGGTAGAATGGCATGGTCCAGGGTAAATGGTCTTTTGTTGATCTCTGGAGCTTTCGGATTTTTTGACAAAGAAACGGTGATCAAAGTGGGAGGTTATTTCCCCAAACGGTTGGAGAAGACATGGAATTGGTCGTGA